The genomic DNA GATTGCGGAGAAGATCACCGAACGCGTGATGGTCCGGTATCTTGCAAAACGACGACCGCTTCCGAGCAGACGGAATGGGTACACGCAGAAAGCCGTCGTGGGAGGGCATAAGCTCTATCTGCGTACGGGTGAGTATGAGGACGGGACGTGCGGCGAGATCTTCCTGGATATGCACAAGGAAGGGGCCGCCTTCCGCAGCCTCATGAACTGTTTTGCGATTGCCATTTCACTCGGTCTCCAGCATGGCGTGCCGCTGGAGGAGTTCGTCGAAGCCTTCGTGTTTACCCGCTTCGAGCCGAATGGGCCGGTTAAGTTGAACGACCGTATCAAGATGTCCACGTCGATCATCGATTATATCTTCCGGGAGCTGGCGGTGACCTATCTCGATCGTTATGACTTGGCACAGGTCCAGGAAGAGGATCTTCGCATGGATTCGGTCAAGAAAGACGAGCAGGATCCTGAATGCGTTGAGGAGGAAGCTACTCCTGAAACGCTGGCATCGACTTCAATTAGTACGGAGATATTCCCGTCGCGAAGGGGCGCCGCGCCTCGCCATAAGAGCAACGGCCATGGGAATGGTCATACGAGCGTTTCCCACACCGTCGAACTGAAGCGTGAAACGTTGACCTTGACCGCGATCCAAATGGCCCGTCAAAAAGGTTATGAGGGTGATCCCTGTTCTGAATGTAAGCAGTTCACCATGGTACGGAACGGAACCTGTCTGAAGTGTGAAACCTGCGGCACCACGAGCGGCTGTTCATAGGAGAACTGTACATGGGAACTAAGACCATAGCTGTGAAGTGCAGACTCTGTGGCGTACAATATGAGAGAAAGATCAGTATGACTGCTTCTCTTACAGGGTCAGAGACCCGTTCAGATTGTCCCAATCCAAACTGTGCCTCAAAAGGATTTAATCCACTCTTCGTTGAAAAACGAATTTCGTAACCAGAGTGTTTCTAAATGAGCATGATTCTTCGAGAGCAGGGTATCGAAACCATTCATGATCAGGTGGTCAGTCTGGTCGCCCAGCGATGGGCCAAGGCGTTTCATTGCAAGGTCACCATTCACACCAGTCTTGAACAGGATCCCTGGGCGGATCCTCAGCAGCAGTGCGATATCGTCGGCTGGCAGGTGAGTTCCACCGCGAATACGATGGAATGGATGGCTGAGGTGGAAACCGCCGACTCAGTCGGGGATCCTGAGACTCTGTTGAAATGGACGCAGGCGATGGGGCACGGTATTCCATTTTATCTGCTCGTGCCACGCGGCTTCAAAAATTCGGCACAGAAGCTGGCAGAGCGGGGTTCTGTCCATTGCAGTGGTATCTACGAGTACACGTTTGTGAACGATCTTTGCCAGGTGCTCTGATGGATAGCCTGTTCAAAGTTGGGGAATGTTGTTTCGCGTGATCGTCGTATCGATGGAGATGAGATGAGTTTTTTAAGCCTTCTTCCTCAAATCAATGTTCCCGCGATCGAGCCTAGAGGCTCCGACGACTCTTGCCAGGCCGAACAGTTTGTGAATCGGCTTAAAGCCCGTCTTGCAGAAATGCAGCGGGACCTTGCCACGCATGAACAGCTGGACGTGGTTGCCTTTCTCCCTTCTGGCCAAGCGATTTCCGTAGAAGTCATGGGTTACGACAATCCGGCACTCGTCACCCTGCAAGGCCAGGAGCAGGGGAGCGGCAAATCCTGTACATTGCTCGCACATCAATCGTCGCTACAAGTATTGGTGTCGATAGAAATGATTCCCTTCGGCGCTCAGCGGAAAATGGTGAATTTTGAAACTCGCTGAAACGAGCATCCTCACTTACCACGACGTCACGGAGTAACCCCCATGCCCACAACAACACAATTGGTCATCAGCGGAAAGAGCAAGCCAGGCGTCATCGCCCAAGTGGCCCAGGTTCTCGGAGATGCGAAGGTCAACATCAAGGCTTTCTCTGCGCCGGAGGTCATCGGAGCGGGAAAACTGAGGCTCTTGGTTGCCGATCTGGAGGGGGCCCGTGCCGCATTAAAAGCGGCGAAGATCAGATTTACTGAAGAAACGGCGCTGATCTTGAGTTTGAAGAATAAGCCAGGGGCTCTCAGGGAAGTGGCGGATTTGCTGACGAAGTCGCGTATCAATATTAAATGCGGTTATTGCACACCCTCCCGCGAAGGGAAACGTGCCATCGTCGTCCTGACGGTCTCACATACGGCGAAAGCGCTGACCGTCTTGCAGGATCAATCGCTCGACGAATTCTAGTCATGTCTCGCCGACCTCAGGCCTGCTGCGCTCGTTGGCTGGTTCTTCTTTTCGTCACCCTCCTGGCCGGTACCATGGCCGCTTGTGGAGGCACTCCCAAACCGGTCTATTTCCCAGGCTATCCGATTGGATTTGTCGAACGAGGCGTCGCCTCGTGGTATGGACCTGGATTTCACGGGAACAAGACGGCAAACGGTGAACGGTATGATATGCATCAGCTGACGGCGGCTCATCGGACATTGCCGCTTGGTTCCATTGCGGTCGTGCGATCGCTGAGTAGCGATCGACAGGTGACCATCCGCATTAACGATCGGGGTCCGTTTGCGAGAGGTCGTGTGCTCGATCTCTCACTCGCCGGGGCGCAAGCGCTCGGGATGACCGGAGCAGGAACCGATCAGATTGAATTGCGGGTCGTGGGGTATCAAGGACGAGCGGCCGATATGGGGGTCTTGCGGGTACAAGTCGGGGCATTTTCCGATCAACAGAATGCGCTCACTCTGTTAGAACGGGGCAAACATCTCTACCAGGGAGGCAGAATCCAGACGGTTGATCTGCCTGAGGGAAAGCGATATCGAGTCCAGATCGGTCAGTTTTCTACGGAGGCCCAGGCGGAAGCTGCCGCATCTCACCTCGATTCCGTCCTAGGGCTCCAATCCTTTGTATTTCGCGACGATCCGTAGTATCAGTTTCAATAAACTCGCCATTCCAATTCTTCAGCTATTCTGCGAACATGCAATGCAACTGTTTGATATTGTGACGTGTTTTCATCATATGCTTGCTCGCCACACCGTCCTATGGTACATGTAGAGTCCAATGGATACAGGCCCGATAAGTCCCTATCACGTTACTCCGTTCTCCCACTTCTCACATTGCTGGTCTAAGGCGATAGGGGATAGCCCCTGGATTCTCCGGCATTCAAGGCCGACCG from Nitrospirota bacterium includes the following:
- a CDS encoding septal ring lytic transglycosylase RlpA family protein, translated to MSRRPQACCARWLVLLFVTLLAGTMAACGGTPKPVYFPGYPIGFVERGVASWYGPGFHGNKTANGERYDMHQLTAAHRTLPLGSIAVVRSLSSDRQVTIRINDRGPFARGRVLDLSLAGAQALGMTGAGTDQIELRVVGYQGRAADMGVLRVQVGAFSDQQNALTLLERGKHLYQGGRIQTVDLPEGKRYRVQIGQFSTEAQAEAAASHLDSVLGLQSFVFRDDP